The sequence GTGATTTTGGTGGAACGCAAAGTCGTGCATCAAAAATACCATAAAATTGTCAAACGCTTTAAGAAATACACCATCGACGATCGCCAAAACAAGGCAGAAGTCGGGGATTTCGTGAGCGCGATTGAGTGTAGGCCGGTGTCTAAAACCAAAACCTTTGCACTCAAAGAAATCGTCATTAAGGGAGTGTAAATGATCCAAAGTTTCACTAGGTTAGTGGTGGCAGACAACAGCGGTGGCAAAGAGATCATGTGTATTAAAGTCTTGGGGGGCAGCCATAGGCGTTATGCCAGCGTAGGCGATGTGATCGTGGCTTCTGTGAAAAAAGCGATCCCCAATGGCAAGGTGAAAAAAGGGCAGGTGGTGAAAGCCGTGATTGTCCGCACCAAAAAAGAAGTGCAACGCCCCAATGGCTCTTTGATTCGCTTTGATGACAATGCGGCGGTGATCTTAGATGCCAAGAAAGATCCCATCGGCACACGCATTTTTGGTCCCGTGAGCCGTGAAGTGCGTTACGCAAACTTCATGAAAATCATTTCTTTGGCTCCGGAGGTGCTTTAATGCAGATTAAAAAAGGCGACTTGGTGAAGGTCATTGCCGGGGACGACAAGGGCAAAGTGGGCAAGGTGTTGGCGGTTTATCCTAAAAAATCTATGGTGGTTGTGGAGGGGTGCAAAATTGTGAAAAAAAGCATGAAGCCTACGGACGACAACCCCAAAGGCGGGTATCTCTCTAAAGAAATGCCCATGCATATCTCGAATGTGAAAAAAGAAGAGGAGTAGGCGTATGTATGGCTTGAAAAGCTTCTATGAGAAAGAAGTGAAGGGTAAATTAGCCGAAGAGCTAAACATTAAAAACCCCATGTTGCTCCCTAAAATCGAAAAAATCGTTTTGAGTGTGGGGGCGGGGGCTTATGCCAAAGACATGAAAATCATGCAAAACATCGCCCAAACCCTTTCTTTGATCGCCGGGCAAAAGGCGGTCATCACGATGGCGAAAAAGTCCGTGGCGGGCTTTAAAATCCGCGAACGCATGGCGGTGGGGGTGAAGGTTACCTTACGCAACAAAGTCATGTATAACTTCTTAGAAAAGTTGATCGTGATCGCTTTGCCTAGGGTGAAGGACTTTAGGGGCGTGTCTAAAAGCGGCTTTGATGGGCGGGGCAATTACGGCTTTGGGCTAAACGAACAGCTCATTTTCCCCGAAGTGGTCTATGACGACATCATGGTAACCCACGGGCTCAACATCGCCATCATCACTTCGACAAACAGCGACAAGGAGGCATTTAAGTTGTTAGAATTACTTGGAATGCCATTTGCGAAAGGACGCTAATGGCTAAAAAATCAATCATTGCAAAAACCCGCCGCAAACCTAAATTTAAAGTGCGTGGCTACACCCGTTGCAACATCTGCGGGCGTTCCCACTCCGTGTATCGCGATTTTGGCTTGTGCCGGGTGTGTTTGCGTAAAATGGGCAATGAGGGCTTGATCCCCGGCCTTAGAAAAGCTAGTTGGTAAGGGGATAACATGGTTAATGACATTGTGGCAGATTCTCTAACACGCATCCGCAACGCGAGCATGCGGCGTTTGGAGGTTACAGAGCTTTATTACGCCAAAATCGTGGTCTCCATCCTAGAGATTTTTAAAGCAAGGGGCTTCATCAGCAATTTCCACATGGTGGAGAAAGAGGGCAAACCTTTTATCTCTGTGGAGTTGGCGTATGATGAAAAAGGCAAGGCGGTCATCAATGAGATCAAACGCCTAAGCAAGCCCGGCCGTAGGGTGTATCGCCAGTCTAAAGAGTTGAAGCGCTTTAAAAATGGCTATGGTGTGGTGGTGGTGAGCACGAGCAAAGGGGTCATCACCAATGAAGAAGCCTACAAACAAAATGTGGGCGGTGAAGTGCTTTGCAGCATTTGGTAGGGAGAGTGCATGTCAAGAATTGGTAAAAAAATCATCAATATCCCTAGTGGGGTGCAAGTGAGCGTGGAGCACACCAAACTTGTGTTTAAAAACCAAAAAATAAGCCAAGAGCTCGAAACACACGGACGGGTGAAAATCCTTTTAGAGGGCAATACTCTACGCTTTGAGCCCGTGGGTGAAAACGCCCAAGACAAGGCCTTTTGGGGGACTTATGGGGCTTTGGCAAGCAACATCGTAACCGGGCTAGACAAGGGCTTTAGCAAGGTGCTCGAGGTCAATGGCGTGGGCTATAAAGTCGCACTAGGGCATAAGGTTTTAGAGCTAAGCCTAGGCTTTAGCCACCCAGTGAAATACCCCATCCCCGATGGCGTGGATATGGTGGTGGATAAAAACACCATCACCATCAAGGGGAGCAATAAACAGCAAATCGGGCAGATCGCCGCCGACATTCGGGCGTTCCGCCCCCCTGAGCCTTACAAAGGCAAGGGCATTAAATACAAAGACGAAGTGATCATCCGCAAAGCCGGTAAGACCGCTAAGAAATAGGGGATAGCATGACTAAAAATGTGTTAGAAAAGAAAAAAGCCCAACGGGCTAAACGCAAAATGCGGGTGCGTTCAAAGGTGTTTGGCACAGAGCAACGCCCCCGTGTGAGCGTCTTTAAATCCAACAAGCACCTTTACGCCCAAGCCATAGACGACAACAACCACAACACCCTAGCCCATGTGGATGGCAAGAAACTAGGCTTTGGCAAGAACATCGAAGACAGCAAGAAAATCGCTACAGAGTTTGCCAAAAGCTTGCAAGCTAAAGGCATCACGCAAGTGGTCTTTGATCGCAATGGGTATTTATACCACGGCGTGGTGGCGGCGTTTGCCGAAACTTTGCGTGAAAACAACATCGCCCTTTAAGGATGGACATGGAGATCAATAGAGAAGAATTTCAAGAAGTCGTGGTGAATATCGGGCGGGTGACGAAGGTCGTCAAAGGGGGCCGGCGCTTTAGATTCAACGCTTTAGTGGTGGTGGGCAATAAAAACGGGCTTGTGGGCTTTGGGCTTGGCAAGGCTAGAGAAGTGCCCGATGCCATTAAAAAGGCGGTCGATGACGCGTTTAAAAACATCATTGAAGTGAAAATTAAAGGCACAACCATCGCGCATGACATCGAGCAAAAATACAACGCGAGCAAAATCCTTTTAAAACCCGCCAGCGAAGGTACGGGCATCATCGCCGGCGGTTCTACCCGCCCTATGATCGAGCTAGCGGGCATTAAAGACATTTTGACGAAGTCTTTAGGGTCTAACAACCCTTACAATGTGGTCCGGGCGACTTTTGACGCTTTGGCAAGAATCAAGGGTTAAGGAGTTTTCATGGCATTAGAAAATTTACGCCCCGCTAAAGGGAGTGTGAAAAACACCAAGCGAGTCGGCAGGGGTCAGGGCTCTGGCATGGGCAAGACTTCCACCCGTGGGGGCAAGGGGCAGACAGCCCGCACCGGCTACAAACAAAAACGCGGCTTTGAGGGCGGGCAACAACCCTTGCAACGCCGCTTGCCTAAAGTGGGCTTTAAAAGCCGCACAAAGGGGCTCACTTATAGCATTAATGTTTCTAAACACCCCGAGATTTTAAAGCTAGAAACCTTGAGTTTGGAGCTGATTAAACAAGTCCATCCCTTCCCAAGCTACATTGAAAAAGTGAAGTTGATAGGCCAAGGGGCAAAAGAGCTAGCCTCTAAAATCCAAGACGAGAGAATCACCACTAGCGGACAAAAATAATGACAAAAGCCATTGCCACTAAGATTTTCATCACACTAGGCTATCTCTTCCTTTATCGGGTTTTAGCCTATGTCCCTATCCCGGGAGTGGATTTGGCAGCCATCAAATCTTTTTTTGACAGCAACTCAAGCAACGCTTTAGGGCTCTTTAATATGTTTAGTGGCAACGCTGTGAGCCGCCTTAGCATCATCTCGCTAGGCATCATGCCCTACATCACCTCTTCGATCATCATGGAGCTTTTAAGCGCCACTTTCCCCAATCTAGCCAAAATGAAAAAAGAACGCGATGGCATGCAAAAATACATGCAAATCGTGCGTTACGCCACGATCGGGATCACCGTGATCCAAGCCGTGAGCGTGTCCTTTGGGCTAAGAAGTATCGGGCACGGGCATAATGGGGCGATCATGGTGCCTATGCAAACTTTCTTACTCATCGCCACTTTTTCTATGCTTACGGGCACCATGCTTTTAATGTGGATTGGCGAGCAGATCACGCAGCGAGGTGTGGGTAATGGCATTAGTTTAATCATCTTTGCTGGGATTGTCTCGGGCATTCCACACGCCATTGCCGGGACTTTTAACCTAGTCAATACCGGGGTCATCAATGTCTTGGTGTTGATCGGCATTGTGGTGATCGTGTTGGCGACTATTTTTGCAATCATCTATGTAGAATTAGCCGAGCGGCGTATCCCCATCTCTTACGCCCGTAAGGTGGTTATGCAGAATCAAAACAAGCGGATCATGAACTACATCCCCATTAAGTTAAACTTAAGCGGAGTGATCCCCCCCATTTTTGCCTCCGCTCTCTTAGTGTTCCCCTCCACGATTTTACAAGCCTCTTCAAATAAGATTTTGCAAGCCATCGCCGACTTTCTAAACCCCCATGGCTACGCTTACAATATCTTGATGTTTCTACTCATCATCTTCTTTGCCTACTTTTATTCGTCCATTGTGTTTAACGCTAAGGACATTGCGGACAATTTAAAACGCAATGGGGGCTTTATCGCCGGCTTAAGGCCCGGGGAGGGTACGGCGAATTTCTTAAACACCGTGGCAAGCCGGCTCACCTTTTGGGGCTCTTTGTATTTGGCTCTCATCTCTACCTTGCCTTGGATTTTGGTCAAAGCCATGGGCGTGCCTTTCTACTTTGGGGGCACGGCGGTGCTGATTGTGGTGCAAGTGGCGATTGATACCATGAAAAAGATCGAAGCACAGGTGTATATGAGTAAATACAAAACCCTAAGCGCTGTGGGCTTTTAATGGCAATTGCCCTTAGAAACTCTAAAGAACTTGCCCTTTTAGCCAAAGCCGGGCAAGTGGTGGGGCAGACTTTAAAACTCTTGAAAGAAAAAGCTAAGGTTGGGGTGAGCCTACTGGAGTTAGACGCTTTAGCTGAAGAGAATATCCACAAACTGGGGGGCAAGCCGGCGTTTAAGGGGCTGTATGGCTTTCCTAATAGCCTTTGTGTGTCGCTCAATGAAGTGGTGATCCACGGCATCCCCACAGATTATAAACTCCAAGAAGGCGACATTGTGGGGCTGGACTTGGGCGCGTGTGTTGCAGGCTACTTTGGGGACGCGGCGATCACCCTAGCCATCGGGCAAGCCACAGAAAAAGACCAAGCCTTGATCGCTTGTGCCAAAGAGAGCTTATACGCCGCCATTTCTCAGCTTAAAGTGGGCATGCACTTTAAAGAAGTGAGTTTTCTATTAGAGCAAGAGATCACTAAAAGGGGGTTTGTGCCCTTGTTGGACTTTTGCGGGCATGGGATTGGCAAAAGACCACACGAAGAACCGCAAATCCCCAACTACCTAGCCCCACAGGCAAACCCCAAGAGCGGCCCTAAGATCAAAGAGGGCATGGTGTTTTGTCTTGAGCCGATGGTGTGCCAAAAAGAGGGCAATCCTAAAATCTTAAAAGACAAATGGAGCGTGGTTTCCACAGACGGGTTAAACACGAGCCATTACGAACACACCATCGCGATGGTGGGTAAAAAAGCGCAAATTTTAACGGAGGCTTAAAGTGGCAAAAGACGATGTGATCGAGGTGGATGGACGGGTGATCGAGTGTTTGCCTAACGCCACCTTTAAAGTGGAGTTGGAGAACAAACATGTCGTGTTGTGCCGGATTTCGGGCAAAATGCGGATGCACTATATCCGCATTGCGCTTGGCGATCGGGTGCGTTTGGAGCTCACCCCCTATAGTTTGGATAAAGGGCGGATCACTTTCCGCTACAAGTGATTAAGTTAGTTCTAACCAAAGATCGTTAGAATAGAAGTTTTGCTTAAGGAGATTTCAATGAAAGTTAGACCTTCTGTTAAGAAAATGTGCGACAAATGCAAGGTCATCAAAAGGCGGGGCGTGATCCGGGTGATTTGCGTAACCCCTAAACATAAACAAAGACAAGGATAGACAATGGCGCGCATTGCTGGGGTAGATTTACCCAAAAAGAAACGGGTTGAATACGCTTTGACCTACATTTACGGCGTGGGCTTGAAAAGCTCTAGAGATATTCTTGCCAAAGTGCAAATCTCTTTGGATAAAAGGGTGCATGAATTGAGTGAGGACGAAATCTCTAGCATCACTAAAGAAATCCAAGCCAACTATGTCGTGGAGGGGGATTTGCGTAAAAAGGTGCAAATGGACATCAAGGCGTTGATGGATTTAGGCAGTTATCGGGGGATTCGCCACCGCAAGGGCTTGCCCGTTCGCGGACAAACCACGAAAAACAACGCCCGCACCCGCAAAGGCAAGAAAAAAACCGTGGGCAGCAAATAAGGGAGCGTGAATGGCAAAACGAGTTGGGACAAAAAAACGCGTTGTTAAAAAGAACATCGCTAAAGGTGTGGTTTATATCTGTGCTTCCTTCAACAACACGAACATCACCATTACAGACGAAATGGGTAATGTCATTTGTTGGGCGACAGCAGGCGGGCTAGGCTTTAGGGGGTCTAAAAAATCCACCCCTTACGCCGCCCAACAAGCCGTAGAGAGCGCGATGATGAAAGCCAAAGAACATGGGCTTAAAGAAGTGGGGATCAAGGTGCAGGGCCCGGGCTCTGGGCGTGAAACCGCCATTAAAAGCGTGGGCAGTGTGGAGGGCATTAAAGTCCTTTGGATTAAGGACATCACCCCCCTAGCGCACAATGGTTGCCGCCCCCCTAAGAGAAGAAGAGTGTAAGGAGCAAGCATGGCAAGATACAGAGGTGCAGTTGAGAAGTTAGAGCGCCGTTTTGGGATTTCTTTAGCCCTAAAGGGCGAGCGCCGCTTGAGCGGCAAGAGTGCGCTAGACAAACGCGCCTATGGCCCGGGGCAGCATGGGCAAAGACGGGGCAAAATCTCGGATTATGGCTTGCAGCTTAGAGAAAAACAAAAAGCCAAAGCCATGTATGGGATTTCTGAGAAGCAATTCCGCTCCATCTTTAGAGAGGCAAATCGCATGGAGGGCAACACAGGGGAGAATTTAGTCCGCTTGTTAGAGCGCCGCTTGGATAATGTCGTCTATCGCATGGGCTTTGCCACCACTAGAAGTTTTGCAAGGCAATTAGTAACGCATGGGCATATCTTGGTCGATGGCAAACGCATGGACATCCCCTCAGCGTTCATCAAGCACGGGCAAAAAATCGAATTGATTGAAAAAGCAAAGAAAACCCCCAAATTTTACGCTCCATTGAGCTGAGCAAACAAACGGGGATGGTCGCTTGGATTGATGTGGATCAGGATAAAAAATTTGGGATTTTCACCCGCTACCCTGAGAGAGATGAAGTGGCAATCCCCATTGAAGAACGCCTGATTGTTGAACTTTACTCAAAATAGGGGCGCGCATGAAAGTGATTAAAACAGCGCCCCATGTCCCCACGGACATCAGCGTTGAGAAAATCAACGACCGGCAAATCCGCGTTTGTGTATCCGCTTTTGAAAGCGGCTACGCCATCACCCTGGCGCACCCCATCCGCCGTCTGCTCTTGCAAAGCTCCGTGGGGTATGCGCCCATCGGCATTAAAATTGAAAATGTCGCCCACGAGTTTGACTCTGTGCGGGGGATGTCTGAAGACGCTGCCCTTTTCATTGCTAACCTTAAAAACATCCGCCTAGTGGGGCAGGCAAAAAACCCTGACGAGCAACTTGTGGTGCATTACTCTTTTAAAGGCCCCGCTAAACTTTGCGGCAAGCATTTAGAAACTGAGGGCGTAGAGGTGGTGGATAAAGAAGCCTACTTAGCCACCATCAACGAGGATGTGCAACTAGACTTCGCCCTAATCATCCAAAGGGGCATGGGTTATGTGCCTAGTGAGAGCATTCGAGGCTTGATCCCTAGCGATTACATCCCCCTAGATGCTTACTTCACCCCCATTAGAAAAGTCGTCTATAACATTGAAAACATGCTTGTGGATGGCAACCCCAATTTTGAGCGGGTGGTGTTTGACATCGAAAGCGATGGGCAGGTCGATCCACAAATCGCCTTCCAAGAGGCGATCAAAACCATGCACGCCCAAATGCATATTTTCAGCACCAGCATGGCACACTCCAAAGCCTACGCCCTAGAAGACAGCCTAGAGATCAAAGACCTTGTGCGTAAAGTCGAGGACTTGGACCTAAGCGCAAGGTGCTTTAATTGCCTAGATAAAATCGGGATCAAATACATCGGGGAGCTTGTGCTGATGGACGCTTACGAGCTTAAGGGCATTAAAAATCTAGGCAAGAAGTCCTACGATGAGATCGCTGAAAAATTAGAACAACTCAAATACCCCGTGGGGCAAGAACTCTCCCCTGAGTTTAAAGCATCGCTCAAAGCACGGATCGATAAATTAAAAAGTGAGGACAATTAATGCGTCACCAAAATCGTTTTAGAAAACTAGGCCGCACAAGTGCCCACAGAAAGGCACTTTTAAAAAACCTAGCCATCGCCCTAATCACGCATGGCAAGATTGAAACAGGGGTTTGCAAAGCCAAAGAATTGCAAAGCTACATTGAAAAGCTAGTAACAGCGGCCAGAATTGGGGACTTCAACGCCCACCGCTATGTCTTTGCCTATTTGCAAAACAAAGAAGCCACCCATAAACTTGTTACAGAAGTGGCACCCAAATACGCCGAGCGCAAGGGGGGCTACACCAGCATCCACAGAAGTGCCCTAAGAAGAGGAGACGCGTCTGTGCTCGCCCAAATCGCCTTTGTTTAATGGAGTTTCTAGGCTTTCTAGCTATTTTAATCGTGGCAGGGATTTTACTTTTTAAACCTGCCCTAGAGAAACTCGCTTTCTCTATCTTTGTGGGGGCGTGGCTTGTAGAAATCGCCATGTTCGCCGCCCACACTTCTACGCTTTTGCCTAATATGAATTTATAACCCCCAAGCCTTTTAGGCTTCAAACTTTACTTTTCTTTAACCCCTTTAACCCCTTGTCTTTTCTCCCCACTCTAAGCTTTAGCCCTCTTACATTTTTGTTACAAAACTCCACTTTTTATTTTTGTTTTTACTCTTTGCGGACGGATCGCTTGACAGGGGGGTAGAATATCATCGTAAATATTTTAAAAATGAGGAGTTGGTATGTTTTTAGGCGCGTTAAATGCAGAGGAGAAAAAGGCGTTCTTGCAAATCGCCCACCATTTTGCATGGAGCAATGACGACTTTTCGGATGCACAAAAAGAAGTGATCGCGACTTATTGCTTAGAAATGCAAATTGAGGACATTGACTACAAGGCGGATCAATTTGACTTGAAAGCCACACTGGGGGTTTTTAAACAAAAGGAGCACCAAAAAATCGTGTTGCTTGAAACCATGGCACTAGCCATGGCTGACAGGCTAACCCACTTAGAAGCCTTACACGAGGGTGAAAGGGCGGTTTTAGACACCATGATCCAAAGCTTTGGGCTAAAGCCCAATTTAGCTAGGATTTACGCCGACTGGACTAAGGCAATGTTGGTGCTCACCGATCAAGGTAAAAATCTCATTGCACTTTAACATGGGCTATCCTTGTACCATTTGTGGGGCATGTTGCCGCAATATCGGGGGGGTGAAAGAGCTTGCCGCCTTTGATTTAGGCAATGGGGTGTGTCGCCACTTAGATCAACAAACCCAGCGGTGTTTAATCTATGAAAACCGCCCCCAGATTTGCAGAGTTGATGAGATGTATGAAAAGGTGTTTTACCAACACTACAGCCTAGAGGAATTTTACGCCCTAAATCTCAAGGCTTGTCAAATGTTGCAGGAAAAAGAGGGGGTAAAAGAGGTTTTGAGGATCAAGATTGAATAAGGAGCAAACATGCCTTTACCATGGATTATAGGGGGGATTGCGTTGGCGGTGATCGGGGGGATCGCCATTTTAAGCATCAGTCAGTTTTTAAGCAAGATTAGAGAGCTTAAGGAGAAGCTAGAGAGAGAAAGGAGAAGGAGATTTGCCGCCAAAATTAAAGCCATGTATGATGCAGGAGATCATGCAGAAGTCCATGTCGGTTTGCTTGATGGGGGGCGTGAGATAGACACAGAGACCTACAAAGTGGATAAAGAGGATGCGATAAGAGAGCTAAGAGAGGGCATGACCCTATGATTGCCGAAGTGATCTTTATCCCAAACGATGGGCTTAAACAAGCCAATCAAGAACAGCTAGAGGCTTTTAGTGCAGAGGTCAAGGAGATTTTAGAAAAACCAGACTACGACTTTAGCGGTGTCGAGGAAGTGGCTTTAGTGGGGGTGTTTGATCCAAAAGGAGCGCATAAAGTCCAAGTTAAAACCGACAAATACACCCCCACGCCAGCGGAGGAAGTGGGGATTTCTTTACTGCTCTCAAGGCTCAATCACCCCATTAACGAGGCATTGAGCGAGGGCAAGTTTTTAGGCATCGGGGCGCATTTTTACTTGGCGATCAACTGCATAAAAGCCCTACAAGAGCACCTAAACAAACAAGCGCAAGACAAAAAAGCCATTAAACAAGAGCAAGAAAACGCCCCGAGTTTAAACCTACGAGTGGAAGAGCCCCGCTACAGCCTAGAGAAAATCGAGCTAGACAAGAAAACCAAAAAGGGGATTTTAGAAGTCATTACTTTAGTGCAAAAGCAAGATTTGATTTACGAGGAGTGGGGCTTTAAAGAGGTGGATGGGATCGCCAAAACCATCATTAATTTTCACGGCAAACCCGGCACGGGCAAAACCATGAGCGCACATATCATTGCTAAAGAGTTGGGTAAGCAGATTATCCATGGCAATTACGCCGACATTGAGTCTAAATTCGTGGGGGATGCGCCTAAGAATTTGGTCGCCGCCTTTGACTTGGCGCAAAAGAGTGGGGCGATTTTGTTTTTTGATGAGGCAGATAGCTTTTTAGGTAAGCGCATTTCTAATGTTACCCAAAGTGCGGATCAGGCGGTCAATTCTTTGCGTAGCGAGCTGTTAAAACTCTTAGAAGAACGCCCCGTGATTGTGATTTTCGCCACGAATTTATTAGAAAACTACGACAAGGCGTTTCATAGCCGAATCTTGCGCTCCATTTGCTTTGAATTACCCAATGACAAGCAAAGGCAGGCGATCATTTCAAAACATATCCCAAATCGCCTTTATGAAAAGGGCATGCAAGAGCTCAGTCAAGAGGAGCTGGAGACTTTAAGCCAAATTGCTAAGGGCTTTTCAGGCAGGGAGATCAAAAACGCCATTTTAAACGGCTTGATTAGGGCGGCTAAAGAGGAGGTTTTGCCTAATTTTGACGACTTCAAAAAGGCATTTAAAACCGCTAAAAAAGAGTTTAAAAAAACCCATAAGGAGGACAGCAGAAAAGAAAGTTTAGGCAAGCGGATTAAGAGCAACTTGAAAAAAGGCAAATTCAAAACCATGAGGAGAAAAGATGATGAATGATGGCAAAAGTCCTAGCGGGAAATTGATTGAGGAGTTGGTGGCATTTCTTAAAGAAAAAGGCTTTTTGTTAGAGGAGCTGAAAAAGTTACTCAATCAAGACACCTTTTTGCAAGCGTGGAATTACACAGAAGTCAAGCAGGACAAATACAGCTTTAAAGAGTTGTTGACGTGGGTCAAAGAGCATTTTAACCCCAATCTACACAGCGCAGCCAGCCTTACCAAAGAGGAAAAGGCTGGGGTGGGGCTTATTTTAAGCTGTTGCTTCAT is a genomic window of Helicobacter sp. NHP19-012 containing:
- the rpsQ gene encoding 30S ribosomal protein S17, translating into MEQKQAHKRTIQGKVVRRIDACSVVILVERKVVHQKYHKIVKRFKKYTIDDRQNKAEVGDFVSAIECRPVSKTKTFALKEIVIKGV
- the rplN gene encoding 50S ribosomal protein L14, which codes for MIQSFTRLVVADNSGGKEIMCIKVLGGSHRRYASVGDVIVASVKKAIPNGKVKKGQVVKAVIVRTKKEVQRPNGSLIRFDDNAAVILDAKKDPIGTRIFGPVSREVRYANFMKIISLAPEVL
- the rplX gene encoding 50S ribosomal protein L24, translated to MQIKKGDLVKVIAGDDKGKVGKVLAVYPKKSMVVVEGCKIVKKSMKPTDDNPKGGYLSKEMPMHISNVKKEEE
- the rplE gene encoding 50S ribosomal protein L5 produces the protein MYGLKSFYEKEVKGKLAEELNIKNPMLLPKIEKIVLSVGAGAYAKDMKIMQNIAQTLSLIAGQKAVITMAKKSVAGFKIRERMAVGVKVTLRNKVMYNFLEKLIVIALPRVKDFRGVSKSGFDGRGNYGFGLNEQLIFPEVVYDDIMVTHGLNIAIITSTNSDKEAFKLLELLGMPFAKGR
- a CDS encoding type Z 30S ribosomal protein S14, whose amino-acid sequence is MAKKSIIAKTRRKPKFKVRGYTRCNICGRSHSVYRDFGLCRVCLRKMGNEGLIPGLRKASW
- the rpsH gene encoding 30S ribosomal protein S8; this encodes MVNDIVADSLTRIRNASMRRLEVTELYYAKIVVSILEIFKARGFISNFHMVEKEGKPFISVELAYDEKGKAVINEIKRLSKPGRRVYRQSKELKRFKNGYGVVVVSTSKGVITNEEAYKQNVGGEVLCSIW
- the rplF gene encoding 50S ribosomal protein L6 — encoded protein: MSRIGKKIINIPSGVQVSVEHTKLVFKNQKISQELETHGRVKILLEGNTLRFEPVGENAQDKAFWGTYGALASNIVTGLDKGFSKVLEVNGVGYKVALGHKVLELSLGFSHPVKYPIPDGVDMVVDKNTITIKGSNKQQIGQIAADIRAFRPPEPYKGKGIKYKDEVIIRKAGKTAKK
- the rplR gene encoding 50S ribosomal protein L18, which codes for MTKNVLEKKKAQRAKRKMRVRSKVFGTEQRPRVSVFKSNKHLYAQAIDDNNHNTLAHVDGKKLGFGKNIEDSKKIATEFAKSLQAKGITQVVFDRNGYLYHGVVAAFAETLRENNIAL
- the rpsE gene encoding 30S ribosomal protein S5, which produces MEINREEFQEVVVNIGRVTKVVKGGRRFRFNALVVVGNKNGLVGFGLGKAREVPDAIKKAVDDAFKNIIEVKIKGTTIAHDIEQKYNASKILLKPASEGTGIIAGGSTRPMIELAGIKDILTKSLGSNNPYNVVRATFDALARIKG
- the rplO gene encoding 50S ribosomal protein L15, which encodes MALENLRPAKGSVKNTKRVGRGQGSGMGKTSTRGGKGQTARTGYKQKRGFEGGQQPLQRRLPKVGFKSRTKGLTYSINVSKHPEILKLETLSLELIKQVHPFPSYIEKVKLIGQGAKELASKIQDERITTSGQK
- the secY gene encoding preprotein translocase subunit SecY, whose protein sequence is MTKAIATKIFITLGYLFLYRVLAYVPIPGVDLAAIKSFFDSNSSNALGLFNMFSGNAVSRLSIISLGIMPYITSSIIMELLSATFPNLAKMKKERDGMQKYMQIVRYATIGITVIQAVSVSFGLRSIGHGHNGAIMVPMQTFLLIATFSMLTGTMLLMWIGEQITQRGVGNGISLIIFAGIVSGIPHAIAGTFNLVNTGVINVLVLIGIVVIVLATIFAIIYVELAERRIPISYARKVVMQNQNKRIMNYIPIKLNLSGVIPPIFASALLVFPSTILQASSNKILQAIADFLNPHGYAYNILMFLLIIFFAYFYSSIVFNAKDIADNLKRNGGFIAGLRPGEGTANFLNTVASRLTFWGSLYLALISTLPWILVKAMGVPFYFGGTAVLIVVQVAIDTMKKIEAQVYMSKYKTLSAVGF
- the map gene encoding type I methionyl aminopeptidase gives rise to the protein MAIALRNSKELALLAKAGQVVGQTLKLLKEKAKVGVSLLELDALAEENIHKLGGKPAFKGLYGFPNSLCVSLNEVVIHGIPTDYKLQEGDIVGLDLGACVAGYFGDAAITLAIGQATEKDQALIACAKESLYAAISQLKVGMHFKEVSFLLEQEITKRGFVPLLDFCGHGIGKRPHEEPQIPNYLAPQANPKSGPKIKEGMVFCLEPMVCQKEGNPKILKDKWSVVSTDGLNTSHYEHTIAMVGKKAQILTEA
- the infA gene encoding translation initiation factor IF-1 — protein: MAKDDVIEVDGRVIECLPNATFKVELENKHVVLCRISGKMRMHYIRIALGDRVRLELTPYSLDKGRITFRYK
- the rpmJ gene encoding 50S ribosomal protein L36, which translates into the protein MKVRPSVKKMCDKCKVIKRRGVIRVICVTPKHKQRQG
- the rpsM gene encoding 30S ribosomal protein S13, which translates into the protein MARIAGVDLPKKKRVEYALTYIYGVGLKSSRDILAKVQISLDKRVHELSEDEISSITKEIQANYVVEGDLRKKVQMDIKALMDLGSYRGIRHRKGLPVRGQTTKNNARTRKGKKKTVGSK
- the rpsK gene encoding 30S ribosomal protein S11; this encodes MAKRVGTKKRVVKKNIAKGVVYICASFNNTNITITDEMGNVICWATAGGLGFRGSKKSTPYAAQQAVESAMMKAKEHGLKEVGIKVQGPGSGRETAIKSVGSVEGIKVLWIKDITPLAHNGCRPPKRRRV
- a CDS encoding DNA-directed RNA polymerase subunit alpha is translated as MKVIKTAPHVPTDISVEKINDRQIRVCVSAFESGYAITLAHPIRRLLLQSSVGYAPIGIKIENVAHEFDSVRGMSEDAALFIANLKNIRLVGQAKNPDEQLVVHYSFKGPAKLCGKHLETEGVEVVDKEAYLATINEDVQLDFALIIQRGMGYVPSESIRGLIPSDYIPLDAYFTPIRKVVYNIENMLVDGNPNFERVVFDIESDGQVDPQIAFQEAIKTMHAQMHIFSTSMAHSKAYALEDSLEIKDLVRKVEDLDLSARCFNCLDKIGIKYIGELVLMDAYELKGIKNLGKKSYDEIAEKLEQLKYPVGQELSPEFKASLKARIDKLKSEDN
- the rplQ gene encoding 50S ribosomal protein L17, with product MRHQNRFRKLGRTSAHRKALLKNLAIALITHGKIETGVCKAKELQSYIEKLVTAARIGDFNAHRYVFAYLQNKEATHKLVTEVAPKYAERKGGYTSIHRSALRRGDASVLAQIAFV
- a CDS encoding YkgJ family cysteine cluster protein, giving the protein MHFNMGYPCTICGACCRNIGGVKELAAFDLGNGVCRHLDQQTQRCLIYENRPQICRVDEMYEKVFYQHYSLEEFYALNLKACQMLQEKEGVKEVLRIKIE